One part of the Eriocheir sinensis breed Jianghai 21 chromosome 6, ASM2467909v1, whole genome shotgun sequence genome encodes these proteins:
- the LOC126990284 gene encoding uncharacterized protein LOC126990284 isoform X14, with protein sequence MLVLPNEPLLASAVHSPPCHPAMAPSHPRYTLPSFFSLFSSVTFFLLCSDILIFTKKKTMGQKVSHEKANVVVSLRAGMSRPDTLKVSYRGGGCLRRRRPIAFFTFPSTGWRCAEGIEACEAEGGLSVPLDALKYKDLSKIIQLRCGSGGRTLLKAAMPLGMFLNNLDYLHFSLHSDGRGSSGAYTVMRCNGHPCLMAARPPMWHRPNGGKEASAPTRASVTPAGGAGGITKASNTKAGDATHITKASNTKAGDVTHITKASNTKAGDVTHITKASHTKAGDVTHITKASHTKAGDVTHITKASNTKAGDATHITKASHTKAGDVTHITKASHTKAGDVTHITKASHTRAGDVTHITKASHTKAGDGTHITKASHTPGSPHHTLRRRKTKKPNLRAHGRDTATPKRHDAPYTWTDVFVDVTAICAAVLSGVLAYYTR encoded by the exons GTCCTCCCCAACGAACCCCTTCTCGCCTCTGCAGTACACTCCCCGCCCTGCCACCCTGCCATGGCTCCCTCACACCCCCGTTACACcctaccctcttttttttctcttttctcttcggtcacctttttccttctctgctctGATATTTTGATAttcacaaagaaaaaaacaatgggaCAAAAAGTCTCTCACGAAAAAGCGAACGTGGTCGTGAGCCTGCGAGCAGGCATGAGCAGGCCGGACACCTTGAAGGTGTCTTACAGGGGCGGCGGCTGCCTCAGGAGGCGGCGGCCGATCGCCTTCTTTACCTTCCCCAGCACCGGCTGGCGGTGCGCCGAGGGGATAGAGGCGTGCGAGGCGGAGGGGGGATTGAGCGTGCCGTTGGACGCGCTCAAATATAAGGACCTCAGCAAGATCATCCAGCTGCGCTGCGGGTCTGGCGGGAGGACCCTGCTGAAGGCAGCGATGCCGCTGGGGATGTTCCTCAACAACCTCGACTACCTGCACTTCTCGTTACACTCTGACGGCAGGGGCTCCAGCGGCGCCTACACCGTCATGCGGTGCAACGGGCACCCCTGCCTTATGGCGGCGCGGCCCCCGATGTGGCACCGGCCAAATGGCGGGAAGGAAGCCAGTGCCCCCACCAGGGCCTCAGTTACCCCAGCAGGTGGTGCCGGAGGCATCACCAAGGCTTCAAACACCAAGGCAGGTGATGCCACACACATCACCAAGGCTTCAAACACCAAGGCAGGTGATGTCACACACATCACCAAGGCTTCAAACACCAAGGCAGGTGATGTCACACACATCACCAAGGCTTCACACACCAAGGCAGGTGATGTCACACACATCACCAAGGCTTCACACACCAAGGCAGGTGATGTCACACACATCACCAAGGCTTCAAACACCAAGGCAG GTGATGCCACACACATCACCAAGGCTTCACACACCAAGGCAG GTGATGTCACACACATCACCAAGGCTTCACACACCAAGGCAGGTGATGTCACACACATCACCAAGGCTTCACACACCAGGGCAG GTGATGTCACACACATCACCAAGGCTTCACACACCAAGGCAGGTGATGGCACACACATCACCAAAGCTTCACACACCCCGGGCTCCCCTCACCACACACTCCGCCGTCGGAAAACCAAGAAACCCAATCTTCGCGCCCACGGCAGGGACACGGCGACTCCCAAGAGACACGATGCGCCGTACACATGGACGGACGTGTTCGTGGACGTCACGGCGATCTGTGCCGCCGTCTTGTCCGGCGTCCTGGCGTACTACACGCGTTAG
- the LOC126990284 gene encoding uncharacterized protein LOC126990284 isoform X16, translating into MLVLPNEPLLASAVHSPPCHPAMAPSHPRYTLPSFFSLFSSVTFFLLCSDILIFTKKKTMGQKVSHEKANVVVSLRAGMSRPDTLKVSYRGGGCLRRRRPIAFFTFPSTGWRCAEGIEACEAEGGLSVPLDALKYKDLSKIIQLRCGSGGRTLLKAAMPLGMFLNNLDYLHFSLHSDGRGSSGAYTVMRCNGHPCLMAARPPMWHRPNGGKEASAPTRASVTPAGGAGGITKASNTKAGDATHITKASNTKAGDVTHITKASNTKAGDVTHITKASHTKAGDVTHITKASHTKAGDVTHITKASHTKAGDVTHITKASHTKAGDVTHITKASHTKAGDVTHITKASHTRAGDVTHITKASHTKAGDGTHITKASHTPGSPHHTLRRRKTKKPNLRAHGRDTATPKRHDAPYTWTDVFVDVTAICAAVLSGVLAYYTR; encoded by the exons GTCCTCCCCAACGAACCCCTTCTCGCCTCTGCAGTACACTCCCCGCCCTGCCACCCTGCCATGGCTCCCTCACACCCCCGTTACACcctaccctcttttttttctcttttctcttcggtcacctttttccttctctgctctGATATTTTGATAttcacaaagaaaaaaacaatgggaCAAAAAGTCTCTCACGAAAAAGCGAACGTGGTCGTGAGCCTGCGAGCAGGCATGAGCAGGCCGGACACCTTGAAGGTGTCTTACAGGGGCGGCGGCTGCCTCAGGAGGCGGCGGCCGATCGCCTTCTTTACCTTCCCCAGCACCGGCTGGCGGTGCGCCGAGGGGATAGAGGCGTGCGAGGCGGAGGGGGGATTGAGCGTGCCGTTGGACGCGCTCAAATATAAGGACCTCAGCAAGATCATCCAGCTGCGCTGCGGGTCTGGCGGGAGGACCCTGCTGAAGGCAGCGATGCCGCTGGGGATGTTCCTCAACAACCTCGACTACCTGCACTTCTCGTTACACTCTGACGGCAGGGGCTCCAGCGGCGCCTACACCGTCATGCGGTGCAACGGGCACCCCTGCCTTATGGCGGCGCGGCCCCCGATGTGGCACCGGCCAAATGGCGGGAAGGAAGCCAGTGCCCCCACCAGGGCCTCAGTTACCCCAGCAGGTGGTGCCGGAGGCATCACCAAGGCTTCAAACACCAAGGCAGGTGATGCCACACACATCACCAAGGCTTCAAACACCAAGGCAGGTGATGTCACACACATCACCAAGGCTTCAAACACCAAGGCAGGTGATGTCACACACATCACCAAGGCTTCACACACCAAGGCAGGTGATGTCACACACATCACCAAGGCTTCACACACCAAGGCAG GTGATGTCACACACATCACCAAGGCTTCACACACCAAGGCAGGTGATGTCACACACATCACCAAGGCTTCACACACCAAGGCAG GTGATGTCACACACATCACCAAGGCTTCACACACCAAGGCAGGTGATGTCACACACATCACCAAGGCTTCACACACCAGGGCAG GTGATGTCACACACATCACCAAGGCTTCACACACCAAGGCAGGTGATGGCACACACATCACCAAAGCTTCACACACCCCGGGCTCCCCTCACCACACACTCCGCCGTCGGAAAACCAAGAAACCCAATCTTCGCGCCCACGGCAGGGACACGGCGACTCCCAAGAGACACGATGCGCCGTACACATGGACGGACGTGTTCGTGGACGTCACGGCGATCTGTGCCGCCGTCTTGTCCGGCGTCCTGGCGTACTACACGCGTTAG
- the LOC126990284 gene encoding uncharacterized protein LOC126990284 isoform X17: protein MLVLPNEPLLASAVHSPPCHPAMAPSHPRYTLPSFFSLFSSVTFFLLCSDILIFTKKKTMGQKVSHEKANVVVSLRAGMSRPDTLKVSYRGGGCLRRRRPIAFFTFPSTGWRCAEGIEACEAEGGLSVPLDALKYKDLSKIIQLRCGSGGRTLLKAAMPLGMFLNNLDYLHFSLHSDGRGSSGAYTVMRCNGHPCLMAARPPMWHRPNGGKEASAPTRASVTPAGGAGGITKASNTKAGDATHITKASNTKAGDVTHITKASNTKAGDVTHITKASHTKAGDVTHITKASHTKAGDVTHITKASHTKAGDATHITKASHTKAGDVTHITKASHTKAGDVTHITKASHTRAGDVTHITKASHTKAGDGTHITKASHTPGSPHHTLRRRKTKKPNLRAHGRDTATPKRHDAPYTWTDVFVDVTAICAAVLSGVLAYYTR from the exons GTCCTCCCCAACGAACCCCTTCTCGCCTCTGCAGTACACTCCCCGCCCTGCCACCCTGCCATGGCTCCCTCACACCCCCGTTACACcctaccctcttttttttctcttttctcttcggtcacctttttccttctctgctctGATATTTTGATAttcacaaagaaaaaaacaatgggaCAAAAAGTCTCTCACGAAAAAGCGAACGTGGTCGTGAGCCTGCGAGCAGGCATGAGCAGGCCGGACACCTTGAAGGTGTCTTACAGGGGCGGCGGCTGCCTCAGGAGGCGGCGGCCGATCGCCTTCTTTACCTTCCCCAGCACCGGCTGGCGGTGCGCCGAGGGGATAGAGGCGTGCGAGGCGGAGGGGGGATTGAGCGTGCCGTTGGACGCGCTCAAATATAAGGACCTCAGCAAGATCATCCAGCTGCGCTGCGGGTCTGGCGGGAGGACCCTGCTGAAGGCAGCGATGCCGCTGGGGATGTTCCTCAACAACCTCGACTACCTGCACTTCTCGTTACACTCTGACGGCAGGGGCTCCAGCGGCGCCTACACCGTCATGCGGTGCAACGGGCACCCCTGCCTTATGGCGGCGCGGCCCCCGATGTGGCACCGGCCAAATGGCGGGAAGGAAGCCAGTGCCCCCACCAGGGCCTCAGTTACCCCAGCAGGTGGTGCCGGAGGCATCACCAAGGCTTCAAACACCAAGGCAGGTGATGCCACACACATCACCAAGGCTTCAAACACCAAGGCAGGTGATGTCACACACATCACCAAGGCTTCAAACACCAAGGCAGGTGATGTCACACACATCACCAAGGCTTCACACACCAAGGCAGGTGATGTCACACACATCACCAAGGCTTCACACACCAAGGCAG GTGATGTCACACACATCACCAAGGCTTCACACACCAAGGCAGGTGATGCCACACACATCACCAAGGCTTCACACACCAAGGCAG GTGATGTCACACACATCACCAAGGCTTCACACACCAAGGCAGGTGATGTCACACACATCACCAAGGCTTCACACACCAGGGCAG GTGATGTCACACACATCACCAAGGCTTCACACACCAAGGCAGGTGATGGCACACACATCACCAAAGCTTCACACACCCCGGGCTCCCCTCACCACACACTCCGCCGTCGGAAAACCAAGAAACCCAATCTTCGCGCCCACGGCAGGGACACGGCGACTCCCAAGAGACACGATGCGCCGTACACATGGACGGACGTGTTCGTGGACGTCACGGCGATCTGTGCCGCCGTCTTGTCCGGCGTCCTGGCGTACTACACGCGTTAG
- the LOC126990284 gene encoding uncharacterized protein LOC126990284 isoform X31 yields MLVLPNEPLLASAVHSPPCHPAMAPSHPRYTLPSFFSLFSSVTFFLLCSDILIFTKKKTMGQKVSHEKANVVVSLRAGMSRPDTLKVSYRGGGCLRRRRPIAFFTFPSTGWRCAEGIEACEAEGGLSVPLDALKYKDLSKIIQLRCGSGGRTLLKAAMPLGMFLNNLDYLHFSLHSDGRGSSGAYTVMRCNGHPCLMAARPPMWHRPNGGKEASAPTRASVTPAGGAGGITKASNTKAGDATHITKASNTKAGDVTHITKASNTKAGDVTHITKASHTKAGDVTHITKASHTKAGDVTHITKASHTKAGDATHITKASHTKAGDGTHITKASHTPGSPHHTLRRRKTKKPNLRAHGRDTATPKRHDAPYTWTDVFVDVTAICAAVLSGVLAYYTR; encoded by the exons GTCCTCCCCAACGAACCCCTTCTCGCCTCTGCAGTACACTCCCCGCCCTGCCACCCTGCCATGGCTCCCTCACACCCCCGTTACACcctaccctcttttttttctcttttctcttcggtcacctttttccttctctgctctGATATTTTGATAttcacaaagaaaaaaacaatgggaCAAAAAGTCTCTCACGAAAAAGCGAACGTGGTCGTGAGCCTGCGAGCAGGCATGAGCAGGCCGGACACCTTGAAGGTGTCTTACAGGGGCGGCGGCTGCCTCAGGAGGCGGCGGCCGATCGCCTTCTTTACCTTCCCCAGCACCGGCTGGCGGTGCGCCGAGGGGATAGAGGCGTGCGAGGCGGAGGGGGGATTGAGCGTGCCGTTGGACGCGCTCAAATATAAGGACCTCAGCAAGATCATCCAGCTGCGCTGCGGGTCTGGCGGGAGGACCCTGCTGAAGGCAGCGATGCCGCTGGGGATGTTCCTCAACAACCTCGACTACCTGCACTTCTCGTTACACTCTGACGGCAGGGGCTCCAGCGGCGCCTACACCGTCATGCGGTGCAACGGGCACCCCTGCCTTATGGCGGCGCGGCCCCCGATGTGGCACCGGCCAAATGGCGGGAAGGAAGCCAGTGCCCCCACCAGGGCCTCAGTTACCCCAGCAGGTGGTGCCGGAGGCATCACCAAGGCTTCAAACACCAAGGCAGGTGATGCCACACACATCACCAAGGCTTCAAACACCAAGGCAGGTGATGTCACACACATCACCAAGGCTTCAAACACCAAGGCAGGTGATGTCACACACATCACCAAGGCTTCACACACCAAGGCAGGTGATGTCACACACATCACCAAGGCTTCACACACCAAGGCAG GTGATGTCACACACATCACCAAGGCTTCACACACCAAGGCAGGTGATGCCACACACATCACCAAGGCTTCACACACCAAGGCAG GTGATGGCACACACATCACCAAAGCTTCACACACCCCGGGCTCCCCTCACCACACACTCCGCCGTCGGAAAACCAAGAAACCCAATCTTCGCGCCCACGGCAGGGACACGGCGACTCCCAAGAGACACGATGCGCCGTACACATGGACGGACGTGTTCGTGGACGTCACGGCGATCTGTGCCGCCGTCTTGTCCGGCGTCCTGGCGTACTACACGCGTTAG
- the LOC126990284 gene encoding uncharacterized protein LOC126990284 isoform X4: MLVLPNEPLLASAVHSPPCHPAMAPSHPRYTLPSFFSLFSSVTFFLLCSDILIFTKKKTMGQKVSHEKANVVVSLRAGMSRPDTLKVSYRGGGCLRRRRPIAFFTFPSTGWRCAEGIEACEAEGGLSVPLDALKYKDLSKIIQLRCGSGGRTLLKAAMPLGMFLNNLDYLHFSLHSDGRGSSGAYTVMRCNGHPCLMAARPPMWHRPNGGKEASAPTRASVTPAGGAGGITKASNTKAGDATHITKASNTKAGDVTHITKASNTKAGDVTHITKASHTKAGDVTHITKASHTKAGDVTHITKASNTKAGDVTHITKASHTKAGDVTHITKASHTKAGDVTHITKASHTKAGDATHITKASHTKAGDVTHITKASHTKAGDVTHITKASHTRAGDVTHITKASHTKAGDGTHITKASHTPGSPHHTLRRRKTKKPNLRAHGRDTATPKRHDAPYTWTDVFVDVTAICAAVLSGVLAYYTR; encoded by the exons GTCCTCCCCAACGAACCCCTTCTCGCCTCTGCAGTACACTCCCCGCCCTGCCACCCTGCCATGGCTCCCTCACACCCCCGTTACACcctaccctcttttttttctcttttctcttcggtcacctttttccttctctgctctGATATTTTGATAttcacaaagaaaaaaacaatgggaCAAAAAGTCTCTCACGAAAAAGCGAACGTGGTCGTGAGCCTGCGAGCAGGCATGAGCAGGCCGGACACCTTGAAGGTGTCTTACAGGGGCGGCGGCTGCCTCAGGAGGCGGCGGCCGATCGCCTTCTTTACCTTCCCCAGCACCGGCTGGCGGTGCGCCGAGGGGATAGAGGCGTGCGAGGCGGAGGGGGGATTGAGCGTGCCGTTGGACGCGCTCAAATATAAGGACCTCAGCAAGATCATCCAGCTGCGCTGCGGGTCTGGCGGGAGGACCCTGCTGAAGGCAGCGATGCCGCTGGGGATGTTCCTCAACAACCTCGACTACCTGCACTTCTCGTTACACTCTGACGGCAGGGGCTCCAGCGGCGCCTACACCGTCATGCGGTGCAACGGGCACCCCTGCCTTATGGCGGCGCGGCCCCCGATGTGGCACCGGCCAAATGGCGGGAAGGAAGCCAGTGCCCCCACCAGGGCCTCAGTTACCCCAGCAGGTGGTGCCGGAGGCATCACCAAGGCTTCAAACACCAAGGCAGGTGATGCCACACACATCACCAAGGCTTCAAACACCAAGGCAGGTGATGTCACACACATCACCAAGGCTTCAAACACCAAGGCAGGTGATGTCACACACATCACCAAGGCTTCACACACCAAGGCAGGTGATGTCACACACATCACCAAGGCTTCACACACCAAGGCAGGTGATGTCACACACATCACCAAGGCTTCAAACACCAAGGCAGGTGATGTCACACACATCACCAAGGCTTCACACACCAAGGCAGGTGATGTCACACACATCACCAAGGCTTCACACACCAAGGCAG GTGATGTCACACACATCACCAAGGCTTCACACACCAAGGCAGGTGATGCCACACACATCACCAAGGCTTCACACACCAAGGCAG GTGATGTCACACACATCACCAAGGCTTCACACACCAAGGCAGGTGATGTCACACACATCACCAAGGCTTCACACACCAGGGCAG GTGATGTCACACACATCACCAAGGCTTCACACACCAAGGCAGGTGATGGCACACACATCACCAAAGCTTCACACACCCCGGGCTCCCCTCACCACACACTCCGCCGTCGGAAAACCAAGAAACCCAATCTTCGCGCCCACGGCAGGGACACGGCGACTCCCAAGAGACACGATGCGCCGTACACATGGACGGACGTGTTCGTGGACGTCACGGCGATCTGTGCCGCCGTCTTGTCCGGCGTCCTGGCGTACTACACGCGTTAG
- the LOC126990284 gene encoding uncharacterized protein LOC126990284 isoform X12: MLVLPNEPLLASAVHSPPCHPAMAPSHPRYTLPSFFSLFSSVTFFLLCSDILIFTKKKTMGQKVSHEKANVVVSLRAGMSRPDTLKVSYRGGGCLRRRRPIAFFTFPSTGWRCAEGIEACEAEGGLSVPLDALKYKDLSKIIQLRCGSGGRTLLKAAMPLGMFLNNLDYLHFSLHSDGRGSSGAYTVMRCNGHPCLMAARPPMWHRPNGGKEASAPTRASVTPAGGAGGITKASNTKAGDATHITKASNTKAGDVTHITKASNTKAGDVTHITKASHTKAGDVTHITKASHTKAGDVTHITKASNTKAGDVTHITKASNTKAGDVTHITKASHTKAGDVTHITKASHTRAGDVTHITKASHTKAGDGTHITKASHTPGSPHHTLRRRKTKKPNLRAHGRDTATPKRHDAPYTWTDVFVDVTAICAAVLSGVLAYYTR, translated from the exons GTCCTCCCCAACGAACCCCTTCTCGCCTCTGCAGTACACTCCCCGCCCTGCCACCCTGCCATGGCTCCCTCACACCCCCGTTACACcctaccctcttttttttctcttttctcttcggtcacctttttccttctctgctctGATATTTTGATAttcacaaagaaaaaaacaatgggaCAAAAAGTCTCTCACGAAAAAGCGAACGTGGTCGTGAGCCTGCGAGCAGGCATGAGCAGGCCGGACACCTTGAAGGTGTCTTACAGGGGCGGCGGCTGCCTCAGGAGGCGGCGGCCGATCGCCTTCTTTACCTTCCCCAGCACCGGCTGGCGGTGCGCCGAGGGGATAGAGGCGTGCGAGGCGGAGGGGGGATTGAGCGTGCCGTTGGACGCGCTCAAATATAAGGACCTCAGCAAGATCATCCAGCTGCGCTGCGGGTCTGGCGGGAGGACCCTGCTGAAGGCAGCGATGCCGCTGGGGATGTTCCTCAACAACCTCGACTACCTGCACTTCTCGTTACACTCTGACGGCAGGGGCTCCAGCGGCGCCTACACCGTCATGCGGTGCAACGGGCACCCCTGCCTTATGGCGGCGCGGCCCCCGATGTGGCACCGGCCAAATGGCGGGAAGGAAGCCAGTGCCCCCACCAGGGCCTCAGTTACCCCAGCAGGTGGTGCCGGAGGCATCACCAAGGCTTCAAACACCAAGGCAGGTGATGCCACACACATCACCAAGGCTTCAAACACCAAGGCAGGTGATGTCACACACATCACCAAGGCTTCAAACACCAAGGCAGGTGATGTCACACACATCACCAAGGCTTCACACACCAAGGCAGGTGATGTCACACACATCACCAAGGCTTCACACACCAAGGCAGGTGATGTCACACACATCACCAAGGCTTCAAACACCAAGGCAG GTGATGTCACACACATCACCAAGGCTTCAAACACCAAGGCAGGTGATGTCACACACATCACCAAGGCTTCACACACCAAGGCAGGTGATGTCACACACATCACCAAGGCTTCACACACCAGGGCAG GTGATGTCACACACATCACCAAGGCTTCACACACCAAGGCAGGTGATGGCACACACATCACCAAAGCTTCACACACCCCGGGCTCCCCTCACCACACACTCCGCCGTCGGAAAACCAAGAAACCCAATCTTCGCGCCCACGGCAGGGACACGGCGACTCCCAAGAGACACGATGCGCCGTACACATGGACGGACGTGTTCGTGGACGTCACGGCGATCTGTGCCGCCGTCTTGTCCGGCGTCCTGGCGTACTACACGCGTTAG
- the LOC126990284 gene encoding uncharacterized protein LOC126990284 isoform X23 codes for MLVLPNEPLLASAVHSPPCHPAMAPSHPRYTLPSFFSLFSSVTFFLLCSDILIFTKKKTMGQKVSHEKANVVVSLRAGMSRPDTLKVSYRGGGCLRRRRPIAFFTFPSTGWRCAEGIEACEAEGGLSVPLDALKYKDLSKIIQLRCGSGGRTLLKAAMPLGMFLNNLDYLHFSLHSDGRGSSGAYTVMRCNGHPCLMAARPPMWHRPNGGKEASAPTRASVTPAGGAGGITKASNTKAGDATHITKASNTKAGDVTHITKASNTKAGDVTHITKASHTKAGDVTHITKASHTKAGDVTHITKASNTKAGDVTHITKASHTKAGDATHITKASHTKAGDGTHITKASHTPGSPHHTLRRRKTKKPNLRAHGRDTATPKRHDAPYTWTDVFVDVTAICAAVLSGVLAYYTR; via the exons GTCCTCCCCAACGAACCCCTTCTCGCCTCTGCAGTACACTCCCCGCCCTGCCACCCTGCCATGGCTCCCTCACACCCCCGTTACACcctaccctcttttttttctcttttctcttcggtcacctttttccttctctgctctGATATTTTGATAttcacaaagaaaaaaacaatgggaCAAAAAGTCTCTCACGAAAAAGCGAACGTGGTCGTGAGCCTGCGAGCAGGCATGAGCAGGCCGGACACCTTGAAGGTGTCTTACAGGGGCGGCGGCTGCCTCAGGAGGCGGCGGCCGATCGCCTTCTTTACCTTCCCCAGCACCGGCTGGCGGTGCGCCGAGGGGATAGAGGCGTGCGAGGCGGAGGGGGGATTGAGCGTGCCGTTGGACGCGCTCAAATATAAGGACCTCAGCAAGATCATCCAGCTGCGCTGCGGGTCTGGCGGGAGGACCCTGCTGAAGGCAGCGATGCCGCTGGGGATGTTCCTCAACAACCTCGACTACCTGCACTTCTCGTTACACTCTGACGGCAGGGGCTCCAGCGGCGCCTACACCGTCATGCGGTGCAACGGGCACCCCTGCCTTATGGCGGCGCGGCCCCCGATGTGGCACCGGCCAAATGGCGGGAAGGAAGCCAGTGCCCCCACCAGGGCCTCAGTTACCCCAGCAGGTGGTGCCGGAGGCATCACCAAGGCTTCAAACACCAAGGCAGGTGATGCCACACACATCACCAAGGCTTCAAACACCAAGGCAGGTGATGTCACACACATCACCAAGGCTTCAAACACCAAGGCAGGTGATGTCACACACATCACCAAGGCTTCACACACCAAGGCAGGTGATGTCACACACATCACCAAGGCTTCACACACCAAGGCAGGTGATGTCACACACATCACCAAGGCTTCAAACACCAAGGCAG GTGATGTCACACACATCACCAAGGCTTCACACACCAAGGCAGGTGATGCCACACACATCACCAAGGCTTCACACACCAAGGCAG GTGATGGCACACACATCACCAAAGCTTCACACACCCCGGGCTCCCCTCACCACACACTCCGCCGTCGGAAAACCAAGAAACCCAATCTTCGCGCCCACGGCAGGGACACGGCGACTCCCAAGAGACACGATGCGCCGTACACATGGACGGACGTGTTCGTGGACGTCACGGCGATCTGTGCCGCCGTCTTGTCCGGCGTCCTGGCGTACTACACGCGTTAG
- the LOC126990284 gene encoding uncharacterized protein LOC126990284 isoform X41, whose product MLVLPNEPLLASAVHSPPCHPAMAPSHPRYTLPSFFSLFSSVTFFLLCSDILIFTKKKTMGQKVSHEKANVVVSLRAGMSRPDTLKVSYRGGGCLRRRRPIAFFTFPSTGWRCAEGIEACEAEGGLSVPLDALKYKDLSKIIQLRCGSGGRTLLKAAMPLGMFLNNLDYLHFSLHSDGRGSSGAYTVMRCNGHPCLMAARPPMWHRPNGGKEASAPTRASVTPAGGAGGITKASNTKAGDVTHITKASNTKAGDVTHITKASNTKAGDVTHITKASHTKAGDVTHITKASHTRAGDVTHITKASHTKAGDGTHITKASHTPGSPHHTLRRRKTKKPNLRAHGRDTATPKRHDAPYTWTDVFVDVTAICAAVLSGVLAYYTR is encoded by the exons GTCCTCCCCAACGAACCCCTTCTCGCCTCTGCAGTACACTCCCCGCCCTGCCACCCTGCCATGGCTCCCTCACACCCCCGTTACACcctaccctcttttttttctcttttctcttcggtcacctttttccttctctgctctGATATTTTGATAttcacaaagaaaaaaacaatgggaCAAAAAGTCTCTCACGAAAAAGCGAACGTGGTCGTGAGCCTGCGAGCAGGCATGAGCAGGCCGGACACCTTGAAGGTGTCTTACAGGGGCGGCGGCTGCCTCAGGAGGCGGCGGCCGATCGCCTTCTTTACCTTCCCCAGCACCGGCTGGCGGTGCGCCGAGGGGATAGAGGCGTGCGAGGCGGAGGGGGGATTGAGCGTGCCGTTGGACGCGCTCAAATATAAGGACCTCAGCAAGATCATCCAGCTGCGCTGCGGGTCTGGCGGGAGGACCCTGCTGAAGGCAGCGATGCCGCTGGGGATGTTCCTCAACAACCTCGACTACCTGCACTTCTCGTTACACTCTGACGGCAGGGGCTCCAGCGGCGCCTACACCGTCATGCGGTGCAACGGGCACCCCTGCCTTATGGCGGCGCGGCCCCCGATGTGGCACCGGCCAAATGGCGGGAAGGAAGCCAGTGCCCCCACCAGGGCCTCAGTTACCCCAGCAGGTGGTGCCGGAGGCATCACCAAGGCTTCAAACACCAAGGCAG GTGATGTCACACACATCACCAAGGCTTCAAACACCAAGGCAG GTGATGTCACACACATCACCAAGGCTTCAAACACCAAGGCAGGTGATGTCACACACATCACCAAGGCTTCACACACCAAGGCAGGTGATGTCACACACATCACCAAGGCTTCACACACCAGGGCAG GTGATGTCACACACATCACCAAGGCTTCACACACCAAGGCAGGTGATGGCACACACATCACCAAAGCTTCACACACCCCGGGCTCCCCTCACCACACACTCCGCCGTCGGAAAACCAAGAAACCCAATCTTCGCGCCCACGGCAGGGACACGGCGACTCCCAAGAGACACGATGCGCCGTACACATGGACGGACGTGTTCGTGGACGTCACGGCGATCTGTGCCGCCGTCTTGTCCGGCGTCCTGGCGTACTACACGCGTTAG